A single region of the Chryseobacterium culicis genome encodes:
- the cysI gene encoding assimilatory sulfite reductase (NADPH) hemoprotein subunit — protein sequence MNNDKENLSPVERIKTSSNGLRGSLKESLADPITGAIREDDQTLIKFHGMYQQDDRDRREERVSKKLEWLYSYMIRLRLPGGFLTPEQWVGLNETAEDHSTGTIKVTTRQTIQLHGILKSHLRPTIQSFNLQHLDSIAACGDVNRNVTCTANPSESPLHKEAYELAGKISEMCLPKTKSYYDIWIDDELLVDRKAEEDPLYQDRYLPRKLKIGIAVPPNNDVDVFINDIALIAIIENDKIVGYNIAAGGGLGATHGNEATYARLASILGFVDTEEKVLKAVYEIITVQRDFGNRSDRKLSRLKYTIDKLGIDQYRAEVEKRTGFSFEPAREFKFEQRKDRYGWIQNHEGKWFYTVFVEHGRILNTAEYPLKSGLLKVAQTGNANFRFTCNQNLILADIDEKNKADIEHILEEHGISEYTNGASALRKNSVACVALNTCSLALAEAQRYLPSLVTKIEPILEKYGLRDEDITIRMTGCPNGCGRSPNAEIGFVGTAYGKYNLHIGGDRLGMRLNTKFKENIGEEEILTTLDELFGIYVQKRLAEETFGDFSYRYLHTLN from the coding sequence ATGAACAATGATAAAGAAAACCTTTCACCGGTAGAAAGGATTAAAACCAGCAGTAATGGGCTTAGGGGATCTTTAAAAGAAAGCCTTGCTGATCCTATTACCGGAGCCATAAGGGAAGATGATCAGACGCTGATCAAATTTCATGGAATGTACCAACAGGACGACAGGGACCGAAGGGAAGAGCGTGTCTCTAAAAAACTGGAATGGCTGTATTCCTACATGATCAGATTAAGACTTCCCGGCGGCTTTTTAACTCCGGAACAATGGGTAGGATTGAATGAAACAGCAGAAGATCATTCCACCGGAACCATTAAAGTAACCACAAGACAAACGATTCAGCTGCATGGTATTTTAAAATCTCATTTAAGACCTACCATCCAAAGTTTCAATCTTCAGCATCTGGATTCTATTGCGGCTTGTGGGGATGTCAACAGAAATGTAACGTGTACAGCCAATCCCTCAGAATCACCTTTGCACAAGGAAGCTTACGAACTGGCAGGGAAAATCAGTGAGATGTGTCTTCCAAAAACCAAATCTTATTATGATATCTGGATTGATGATGAACTTCTGGTAGACAGAAAAGCAGAAGAAGATCCTCTGTATCAGGATAGATATCTTCCGAGAAAGCTGAAAATAGGAATCGCTGTTCCACCCAATAATGATGTGGATGTATTCATCAATGATATTGCCTTAATTGCTATTATCGAAAATGATAAAATTGTTGGTTACAATATTGCTGCCGGAGGAGGACTAGGAGCTACTCACGGAAACGAAGCTACTTATGCCCGCCTTGCATCCATTCTTGGATTTGTAGATACCGAAGAAAAAGTATTAAAAGCTGTCTACGAAATCATCACGGTTCAAAGAGACTTCGGAAACAGAAGCGACCGAAAATTATCAAGATTGAAATATACGATTGATAAATTGGGTATCGATCAGTACAGAGCGGAAGTAGAAAAAAGAACAGGATTCAGCTTTGAACCTGCCAGAGAATTTAAGTTTGAACAAAGAAAAGACCGTTACGGATGGATTCAAAATCATGAAGGAAAATGGTTTTACACTGTATTTGTAGAGCATGGAAGAATCCTTAATACGGCAGAATATCCTTTAAAATCAGGATTATTAAAAGTAGCGCAGACTGGCAATGCCAATTTCCGTTTTACCTGTAACCAGAACCTTATTCTTGCTGATATTGATGAAAAGAATAAAGCTGATATTGAACATATTTTAGAAGAACACGGAATTTCAGAATATACAAACGGAGCCAGTGCTCTGCGTAAAAACTCTGTTGCCTGTGTGGCTTTGAATACCTGTTCATTGGCATTGGCTGAAGCTCAGCGTTATCTGCCTTCATTGGTCACAAAAATAGAACCTATCCTTGAAAAATATGGTCTGCGGGACGAAGATATTACCATTCGTATGACTGGATGTCCTAATGGGTGTGGAAGATCTCCAAATGCTGAAATCGGATTTGTGGGTACAGCTTATGGGAAATATAATCTTCACATCGGAGGAGACCGTCTGGGTATGCGATTGAATACAAAATTTAAAGAAAATATTGGCGAAGAAGAAATTCTTACAACCCTGGATGAGCTTTTCGGAATTTATGTACAGAAAAGACTTGCAGAAGAAACATTTGGTGATTTTTCATACCGTTACTTACATACCTTAAATTAA
- the cysK gene encoding cysteine synthase A — protein MKFQNALETIGNTPVVKINKLFSSDHEIWIKLEKSNPGGSIKDRIALSMIEDAEAKGLLNKDSVIIEPTSGNTGIGLALVAAVKGYKLILVMPESMSIERRKIMEAYGAEFVLTPREKGMKGAIEKANELAEETPNSWIPKQFDNPANVKVHVETTAQEILKDFPDGLDYIITGVGTGGHITGIAKAVKEKYPNVKVIAVEPELSPVLSGGSPAPHPLQGLGAGFVPSILDVTLLDGVITVGKEEAYEYALNAAKQEGLFVGVSTGAALAAIAKHLPEIQPNAKILTINYDTGERYLSVEGLF, from the coding sequence ATGAAATTTCAGAACGCATTAGAAACGATTGGAAACACACCCGTCGTAAAAATCAATAAACTCTTCAGTTCAGATCATGAAATCTGGATCAAACTTGAAAAAAGCAACCCTGGCGGAAGCATTAAAGACAGAATTGCCCTATCCATGATTGAAGATGCAGAAGCAAAAGGATTATTAAATAAAGACAGTGTCATTATAGAACCCACTAGCGGAAATACAGGGATAGGACTCGCTTTGGTAGCTGCTGTAAAAGGATACAAACTAATCCTTGTCATGCCGGAAAGTATGAGCATAGAACGCCGTAAAATTATGGAAGCGTACGGAGCAGAATTCGTCCTTACCCCAAGAGAAAAAGGGATGAAAGGAGCCATTGAAAAAGCCAATGAGCTTGCTGAAGAAACCCCCAATTCATGGATTCCAAAACAATTTGACAATCCTGCCAATGTAAAAGTACATGTAGAAACCACTGCACAGGAAATTTTAAAAGATTTCCCGGATGGCCTAGATTACATCATTACAGGAGTAGGAACCGGAGGACACATCACGGGAATTGCAAAAGCAGTAAAAGAAAAGTATCCTAATGTAAAAGTAATTGCTGTAGAACCGGAATTATCTCCCGTACTCAGTGGAGGAAGCCCCGCACCGCACCCATTACAAGGACTCGGAGCAGGATTTGTTCCTTCCATTCTGGATGTTACTCTTTTAGACGGAGTCATTACAGTAGGAAAGGAAGAAGCTTATGAATACGCCCTCAATGCCGCTAAACAAGAAGGTCTTTTTGTGGGAGTTTCCACAGGAGCCGCTTTAGCAGCCATTGCAAAACATTTACCGGAAATACAACCTAACGCTAAAATTCTCACCATCAATTACGATACCGGAGAAAGGTATCTGTCCGTAGAAGGACTCTTCTAA
- the epsC gene encoding serine O-acetyltransferase EpsC, producing MAIPDQLIERIHQTKQNSIHGFFDKIKTKKWVKDLYETLFLPQTDNTEEQLKRNFEALQETLSDLINTVVGDKDLTEKQVNQFFEALPTLYDQLVLDAKSILEFDPAADSLEEVYLAYPGFFATYVYRISHQLWSQEVKILPRVISEYAHSKTGIDIHPGATIGKSFFIDHGTGIVIGETTIIGNNVKIYQGVTLGALNVSKEKAHQKRHPNIEDDVIIYSGATILGGETTIGRESIIGGNVWVTQDVPANSLVYHKSEIKIKDNTSLPESLTFVI from the coding sequence ATGGCAATTCCCGATCAATTAATTGAAAGAATTCATCAGACAAAGCAAAACAGCATTCATGGATTCTTTGATAAAATAAAGACCAAAAAATGGGTTAAGGATTTGTATGAAACACTTTTCCTGCCTCAGACTGACAATACTGAAGAGCAACTGAAAAGAAATTTCGAAGCCCTGCAGGAAACACTATCTGACTTAATTAATACCGTTGTAGGAGATAAAGATCTTACTGAAAAACAAGTCAATCAATTTTTTGAAGCCTTGCCGACACTGTATGATCAGTTGGTTCTGGATGCAAAATCTATTCTGGAATTTGATCCCGCAGCAGATTCTCTGGAAGAGGTATATCTGGCATATCCGGGCTTTTTTGCCACCTATGTCTACCGTATTTCGCACCAGCTTTGGAGTCAGGAAGTGAAGATTCTACCGCGTGTCATTTCAGAATATGCACACAGTAAAACCGGAATTGATATTCATCCCGGAGCTACCATCGGCAAATCTTTTTTTATTGATCACGGAACAGGAATAGTGATTGGAGAAACAACCATTATTGGAAACAATGTCAAAATCTATCAGGGAGTAACCCTCGGAGCCTTGAATGTTTCCAAAGAAAAAGCCCATCAGAAAAGGCATCCCAATATTGAAGATGATGTGATTATCTATTCGGGAGCCACCATTCTGGGAGGTGAAACAACTATAGGCAGAGAAAGTATCATAGGAGGAAATGTCTGGGTAACCCAGGATGTTCCTGCCAACTCTCTGGTCTACCACAAAAGTGAAATAAAAATAAAGGATAATACTTCATTACCGGAATCATTAACCTTTGTGATTTAA
- a CDS encoding sulfate adenylyltransferase subunit 1: MDILRFITAGSVDDGKSTLIGRLLYDSKSILQDQLEVLEKHSKNKNEDGVDLALLTDGLRAEREQGITIDVAYRYFSTAKRKFIIADAPGHVQYTRNMITGASNSDLMVILIDARKGVIEQTRRHSIIASLLQLKKVAVAINKMDMVDYAEDVFENIKSEYAKIAENLGLNDVSYFPISALKGDNIVSKSSRTDWYEGNSLLEYLEEVTLHEQKNNGSRFQVQYVIRPQTEELHDYRGYAGQILSGKFIKGDKIHILPADLTNEITKIEINGVEKEEAFEGQPAVIHLAHDVDVSRGDIFATEEHVPAVEKDLEILLCWLDQKPLQPGNKYLLQQNSRLVKAVVKEVDYKINVNTLIREQADGEIKLNEIVKVTLRTAQPLVYDSFTNNKTTGSAILVDETSNSTVAACIIQ, from the coding sequence ATGGATATATTAAGATTTATAACAGCAGGAAGCGTAGATGACGGTAAAAGTACCCTTATTGGCAGACTGCTTTACGATAGCAAAAGTATTTTACAGGATCAATTGGAAGTCCTTGAAAAACATTCTAAAAATAAAAATGAAGACGGGGTAGACCTTGCTCTTCTAACAGACGGATTGCGTGCGGAAAGAGAACAGGGAATCACGATTGATGTTGCCTACCGTTATTTTTCAACCGCAAAAAGAAAATTTATCATTGCTGATGCTCCCGGGCATGTACAATATACCCGTAATATGATCACCGGAGCATCCAATTCTGATCTGATGGTCATTCTGATCGATGCCCGAAAAGGTGTGATAGAACAGACCAGAAGACATTCCATTATTGCCTCTTTATTACAGTTGAAGAAAGTTGCAGTAGCCATCAACAAAATGGATATGGTGGATTATGCAGAAGATGTTTTTGAAAATATAAAATCAGAATATGCAAAAATTGCAGAAAATCTGGGATTAAATGACGTAAGTTATTTTCCGATCTCCGCATTAAAAGGAGATAATATTGTTTCAAAATCTTCCAGAACAGATTGGTATGAAGGAAATTCTCTTCTTGAGTATCTTGAAGAAGTAACCCTACATGAACAAAAAAACAACGGAAGCCGTTTTCAGGTTCAGTATGTGATTCGTCCTCAAACGGAGGAACTGCATGATTACAGAGGCTATGCCGGACAGATACTTAGTGGAAAATTCATCAAAGGAGACAAAATCCATATTCTTCCGGCAGATCTTACCAATGAAATCACTAAAATTGAAATCAATGGTGTTGAAAAAGAAGAAGCATTTGAAGGTCAACCCGCTGTTATCCACCTTGCTCACGATGTAGATGTCAGCAGAGGAGATATTTTTGCAACGGAAGAACATGTTCCTGCGGTTGAAAAAGACCTTGAAATTCTGTTATGCTGGCTTGATCAGAAACCTTTGCAGCCAGGGAATAAATATCTGTTGCAACAGAATAGCAGACTTGTCAAAGCCGTTGTAAAAGAAGTAGATTACAAGATCAATGTCAATACCCTTATCCGGGAACAGGCGGATGGAGAAATTAAACTGAACGAAATTGTAAAAGTTACCCTTCGAACGGCACAGCCTTTGGTCTATGACAGCTTTACCAATAATAAAACAACGGGCTCTGCCATTTTGGTAGATGAAACGTCCAATTCAACGGTAGCAGCCTGTATAATTCAATAG
- a CDS encoding TonB-dependent receptor, with amino-acid sequence MKNKKQGNFLPKAGIIAFTFLFFNLAEAQQQLIELSGSIKNTGTSKGLDSVKVHIENTQDNAITDPLGNFKIRTRVTLPFRVVIQKDGFTSQTVEILSPSNKITIGLNPQNTIIDDVVISASRVPEKILRSPIAIEKIDIKTIRESPAASFYETLENVKGLQLLTSSLTLKIPNSRGFNSPNNFRFMQLVDGVDVQSATLGVPLGNAIGPTELDIQSMEVTPGAASALYGMNAINGLASLQTKDPFTSEGISLYFRGGVNHVDNVNHKISSLGESAIRFAKVINKNFAVKVNASYFSGTDWISNNLTDQNPGSMVTANPNFALANNPAEDLWNKYGDERNNRVAVKVDYNGKPTTFNVSRTGYLEKDLVSPDVKNIKFDAGLYYRFGDQWRTSYVYRYGLLDGTFQRGNKIRLQNATVQNHKVELTGKELTFRAYVSIENTGDSYNLKPLADNLDLTNLSNTNWKNIFQTALQNNLNAGANLNDAFIIARQEADKNRVVPGTAAFEQLKNTIIGINNWDSANAGIAGAPATGGAKLEQKSRFYQGELTYDFSRFVKIFSLLAGIDYRLYSITPDGNNFVDFDRPVSERNIPLANGTFGKDVIYQKYGAFAQITKLFFNDKLKINAALRIDRNPEFEAKLNPRISVVYSPVKEHNFRASFQNGYRFPSLFEALSFVNNGNVRRVGGLSKVNDGLGYLENSYTLASIDKFTSAVNAAIDAGKTQAQAAQDNKQLLTVANLQKLQPEKINSFEVGYKSTFFNNKLVLDWDFYYNIYEGFLGQVEVAVPKNSQVGSNAAILAMLDRSKQDRYRVYTNSNNTYKSYGTSLGIRYNITGNYNVNTNVSYNDLASNNTSDLFITAFNTPKWMMNVSIGNREIVKNIGFTLVARWQSGFMWESPLASGAIPAYYTIDAQATWKIPEIRANVKIGATNLLNRRYFQYAAGPEIGGLYYLAFTYDLKL; translated from the coding sequence ATGAAAAACAAAAAACAGGGAAATTTTCTGCCTAAAGCAGGTATTATTGCATTTACATTTCTATTTTTCAATCTGGCAGAGGCCCAGCAGCAACTCATAGAGCTTAGCGGAAGCATCAAAAATACAGGCACAAGCAAAGGCCTTGATTCGGTAAAAGTACACATCGAAAATACACAGGATAATGCCATCACAGACCCACTGGGAAATTTTAAGATCAGAACAAGAGTTACCCTACCATTTCGGGTGGTTATTCAGAAAGATGGATTCACCAGCCAGACAGTTGAAATACTTTCTCCTTCCAACAAAATAACGATAGGTCTTAACCCTCAAAATACGATTATTGATGATGTCGTAATTTCAGCCTCCAGAGTTCCGGAAAAAATATTAAGATCACCGATTGCCATTGAAAAAATTGATATTAAAACCATCAGGGAAAGTCCGGCTGCTTCGTTCTATGAAACATTGGAAAATGTAAAAGGACTGCAGCTTTTAACCTCAAGTCTTACTTTAAAAATCCCTAATTCAAGAGGTTTTAACTCACCCAATAATTTCCGTTTTATGCAGTTGGTAGACGGAGTAGATGTGCAGTCGGCAACGTTGGGAGTTCCATTGGGAAATGCAATAGGGCCTACAGAGCTGGATATTCAGTCTATGGAAGTAACACCAGGAGCAGCTTCGGCTTTGTACGGAATGAATGCCATCAACGGGCTGGCCAGTTTACAGACCAAAGATCCGTTTACTTCTGAAGGAATAAGCCTTTATTTCCGTGGCGGAGTCAATCATGTAGATAATGTTAATCATAAAATAAGTTCTCTGGGTGAAAGTGCTATTCGCTTTGCAAAGGTGATCAATAAAAATTTTGCCGTTAAAGTCAATGCCTCTTATTTCAGTGGAACCGACTGGATTTCAAATAATCTGACAGATCAGAATCCCGGATCTATGGTCACAGCCAATCCTAATTTTGCTTTGGCCAATAATCCTGCTGAAGATCTGTGGAATAAATACGGAGATGAAAGAAACAACCGTGTTGCTGTAAAAGTAGATTACAACGGAAAGCCCACCACATTTAATGTTTCGAGGACAGGATATCTTGAAAAAGATCTTGTAAGCCCGGATGTAAAAAACATTAAGTTTGATGCAGGACTATACTACCGTTTCGGAGATCAGTGGAGAACATCTTATGTATACCGTTATGGCTTGCTGGACGGAACTTTCCAAAGAGGAAATAAAATCCGGTTACAAAATGCCACGGTTCAAAACCATAAAGTAGAACTGACTGGAAAAGAACTGACGTTCAGAGCTTATGTATCCATAGAAAACACAGGAGATTCTTATAATCTGAAACCTTTGGCGGATAATCTGGATTTAACCAATCTCTCCAATACCAACTGGAAAAATATATTTCAAACGGCTCTTCAGAATAACCTGAATGCAGGAGCTAATCTCAATGATGCCTTCATTATAGCCCGCCAGGAAGCAGATAAAAATAGAGTCGTACCAGGAACTGCAGCGTTTGAACAGTTAAAAAATACCATTATCGGAATCAATAACTGGGATTCAGCCAATGCAGGAATTGCAGGTGCTCCGGCAACGGGTGGCGCTAAACTGGAACAGAAATCCCGTTTCTATCAAGGCGAACTTACCTACGACTTTAGCAGGTTTGTGAAAATATTCAGCCTTCTCGCAGGTATAGATTACCGTTTGTACAGTATTACTCCGGACGGAAATAATTTCGTTGATTTTGACCGTCCTGTAAGTGAAAGAAATATTCCTTTAGCCAATGGTACGTTCGGGAAAGATGTTATTTATCAGAAATATGGAGCTTTTGCTCAGATAACGAAACTTTTCTTTAATGATAAATTAAAAATCAATGCTGCTTTACGAATTGACAGGAATCCCGAATTTGAAGCCAAACTTAACCCTAGAATAAGTGTCGTTTATTCTCCTGTTAAAGAACATAATTTCAGAGCTTCATTCCAAAACGGATACCGTTTCCCTTCGTTATTTGAAGCACTTTCGTTCGTAAATAACGGAAATGTAAGAAGAGTGGGAGGTCTTTCGAAAGTGAATGACGGACTGGGATATCTGGAAAATTCCTATACCCTGGCTTCCATTGACAAATTTACCTCAGCAGTCAATGCAGCTATAGATGCAGGAAAAACTCAGGCTCAAGCCGCTCAGGATAATAAACAGCTTTTAACAGTAGCCAATCTGCAAAAATTACAGCCGGAAAAAATCAATTCATTTGAAGTAGGGTACAAGTCTACTTTCTTCAATAACAAGCTGGTGCTGGATTGGGATTTCTATTACAATATTTACGAAGGATTCCTTGGTCAGGTAGAAGTAGCCGTCCCAAAAAACAGCCAGGTAGGAAGCAATGCAGCTATACTCGCTATGCTGGACCGAAGTAAACAGGACAGATACAGAGTTTATACCAACAGTAACAACACTTACAAAAGCTATGGAACCTCTTTAGGCATCCGTTATAATATCACAGGAAATTACAATGTCAATACCAATGTTTCTTATAATGATCTTGCGTCCAACAATACTTCAGATCTGTTTATTACGGCTTTCAACACCCCGAAATGGATGATGAATGTAAGTATCGGAAACAGAGAAATTGTCAAAAACATAGGATTTACCCTTGTGGCAAGATGGCAGAGTGGCTTTATGTGGGAAAGTCCTTTAGCATCAGGTGCAATTCCGGCTTATTATACCATTGATGCTCAGGCTACATGGAAGATTCCTGAAATCCGTGCGAATGTGAAAATTGGGGCAACCAATTTACTGAACAGACGTTATTTTCAGTATGCAGCAGGTCCTGAAATTGGAGGACTGTATTATCTCGCTTTTACTTATGATTTAAAACTGTAA
- the cobA gene encoding uroporphyrinogen-III C-methyltransferase, giving the protein MKTNIKSPKVFLIGAGPGNPELITVKAVKAIAEADVILCDRLVSPEILETYVNENTEIIYVGKECSKNASTPQSHINTLMVEYALQNKTIVRLKGGDVSIFSNILDELQALKQNHIPYEIIPGITAALGAAAFAGMPLTARGYSTSVRFLTYYKSEIVSEEYWKELALTNDTLVFYMSKGNLTPLVEKLKQLEISGDKKIAVIEQATTPFQKVYTSSFDDFNEKFGDKNFASPSLVVVGKIVNLHEEFSWLENAEQEGLYFKSVENGSLIPTTQNFFEYAV; this is encoded by the coding sequence ATGAAAACAAATATAAAATCACCAAAGGTCTTCCTTATCGGTGCAGGGCCCGGCAACCCTGAACTGATCACTGTAAAAGCAGTAAAAGCAATCGCAGAAGCAGATGTCATCTTATGTGACCGCCTTGTAAGCCCGGAGATTCTGGAAACCTACGTTAATGAAAACACAGAAATCATCTATGTAGGGAAAGAATGCAGTAAAAATGCTTCCACACCGCAGTCTCATATCAATACTTTGATGGTGGAATATGCCCTTCAGAACAAAACTATTGTCAGGCTTAAAGGAGGAGACGTTTCTATATTCTCTAATATTCTGGATGAATTGCAGGCTTTAAAACAGAATCATATTCCTTACGAAATTATTCCGGGAATTACAGCCGCATTAGGAGCAGCCGCATTTGCAGGGATGCCTTTAACAGCAAGAGGATATTCTACATCAGTGCGTTTTCTGACGTATTATAAATCAGAAATTGTGAGTGAAGAATATTGGAAAGAGCTGGCTTTAACCAATGATACCCTTGTTTTCTATATGTCTAAAGGAAATCTTACCCCACTTGTAGAAAAGCTGAAACAGCTTGAGATTTCAGGTGATAAAAAAATTGCAGTCATTGAACAGGCGACAACGCCTTTCCAAAAGGTGTACACTTCATCATTTGATGATTTTAATGAAAAATTCGGAGACAAAAACTTTGCTTCACCTTCATTGGTTGTTGTGGGTAAAATTGTTAACCTTCACGAAGAATTTTCATGGCTGGAAAATGCCGAACAGGAAGGTCTTTACTTTAAATCAGTGGAAAACGGAAGTCTAATCCCTACAACTCAAAATTTCTTTGAATATGCTGTCTGA
- a CDS encoding sulfite reductase flavoprotein subunit alpha: protein MLSETKLNVLKQISGDLSRDEAIWASGYLAGIAGGSSLTAVLPPQETNSTAQNAVKKITLAYGTETGNSKKLATALAGIVKKKGLQVKLADLSQYKPKDLAKEEFFFVVISTQGEGEPPALAKKFYDYIYENEINLSGLKFGVLALGDSSYPLFCKTGEDVDSRFEILGAQRVIPLKKCDIDYEQEASHWIEHVFETVSKNAGQSTKSISTPKVSAGRKKYQGKVSAIINLNDITSEKETYHIEIETEESLAYQPGAALGLIPFNSKSIVDEIITLTGIDPQKKIETAKITDTAEELLHKHLNISYLLKSVVAQYAKITGHSIPEVRLSLLDLLRIYPVKNADEFEEIVQVLTAQSPRLYSISSSLEAHGDTEIHITVAKSEFFIDHQKHNGLCSGFLSEFKEGEDIEFYIQDAGHFKLPQADKDIIMIGPGTGIAPFRSFLWERDATGAEGRNWLFFGDRSFVSDFLYQAELQDFIKTGSLTHLDLAFSRDTAEKIYVQHRLEQKAQEVFYWLEGGASVYVCGAKEPMARDVEQTLLTIIQNEGKRSKEDAALYLEEMELSGRYAKDVY from the coding sequence ATGCTGTCTGAAACTAAATTAAATGTATTAAAACAAATATCCGGAGACCTATCCAGAGACGAAGCCATTTGGGCAAGCGGATATCTTGCAGGTATTGCCGGAGGATCGTCACTGACCGCCGTACTGCCGCCTCAGGAAACGAATAGTACTGCACAGAATGCTGTAAAGAAAATAACGCTGGCCTACGGAACAGAAACCGGAAACAGTAAAAAATTAGCGACAGCTTTAGCAGGTATTGTGAAGAAAAAAGGACTTCAGGTAAAACTGGCTGACCTTTCTCAGTACAAACCAAAAGATCTGGCTAAAGAAGAGTTTTTCTTCGTAGTGATCAGCACTCAGGGAGAAGGTGAACCACCAGCGCTGGCCAAAAAGTTCTATGATTATATCTATGAAAATGAAATTAATCTTAGCGGACTTAAATTCGGAGTACTGGCTTTAGGAGACAGCAGTTACCCTCTGTTCTGCAAAACAGGAGAAGATGTAGATTCGCGCTTTGAAATATTGGGAGCTCAGCGTGTTATCCCATTAAAGAAATGTGATATTGATTATGAACAGGAAGCTTCACACTGGATAGAACATGTATTCGAGACAGTCAGTAAAAATGCTGGTCAGAGTACAAAAAGTATTTCAACTCCAAAGGTTTCTGCCGGAAGAAAGAAATACCAGGGGAAAGTTTCGGCAATCATTAATCTGAACGATATTACTTCTGAAAAAGAAACGTATCACATTGAAATTGAAACAGAAGAATCGCTGGCTTACCAGCCGGGTGCAGCGTTAGGATTAATTCCTTTCAATTCAAAATCTATAGTAGATGAAATTATTACCCTTACAGGAATTGATCCTCAAAAAAAGATAGAAACAGCAAAAATTACAGATACCGCTGAAGAACTTTTACACAAACATCTTAACATCAGTTATCTGCTTAAATCCGTTGTTGCTCAATATGCTAAAATAACAGGACATTCCATTCCCGAGGTCAGACTCAGTCTTCTTGATCTGCTTAGGATTTATCCGGTAAAAAATGCTGATGAATTTGAAGAAATCGTTCAGGTATTAACTGCTCAGTCACCCCGTCTGTATTCAATTTCCTCTTCGCTTGAAGCGCATGGTGATACAGAAATTCATATTACGGTCGCCAAATCAGAATTCTTTATAGATCATCAGAAACATAATGGATTATGCAGTGGTTTTCTGAGTGAATTCAAAGAAGGAGAAGATATTGAGTTTTATATTCAGGATGCAGGACACTTCAAATTGCCTCAAGCTGATAAAGATATCATCATGATTGGTCCCGGTACAGGAATAGCACCTTTCAGATCATTCCTTTGGGAGCGTGATGCAACAGGTGCGGAAGGAAGAAACTGGCTGTTTTTCGGGGACAGAAGCTTCGTTTCAGACTTCCTTTATCAGGCAGAACTTCAGGATTTCATTAAAACGGGCAGCCTTACTCATTTAGACCTTGCTTTTTCAAGAGATACCGCTGAAAAAATATATGTTCAGCACAGACTGGAACAAAAAGCACAGGAAGTTTTTTACTGGCTGGAAGGCGGAGCATCTGTATACGTGTGCGGAGCCAAAGAACCAATGGCTCGTGATGTAGAACAGACACTTCTCACCATCATTCAGAATGAAGGAAAAAGAAGCAAAGAAGATGCAGCCCTTTATCTGGAAGAGATGGAGCTTAGCGGCAGATATGCTAAAGATGTTTATTAA